Part of the Brassica oleracea var. oleracea cultivar TO1000 chromosome C8, BOL, whole genome shotgun sequence genome is shown below.
AAATAATAACTTAATTCCGCGCAAGGCGCGGGTCTTATCCTAGTAAAGGTTAATTGAAATCTGGAATTTGCTAGATTAGAGGGTTAAATCCAACTATAACTAATCAACTACGGGGTTTTGAGCCAATCTTTTTTGTCTTGTTTGTCTATATAACAAACGTGTAACAAAAACAAAACCCTAGTTTCATCTTACAGAGCCACCCCCTCCCTCCCCGAGTTACTTACCCCTCAGAACGATAACGATCTCAATGATAATGTCCGATCTTCCTCAAGATTTGGTAGATGAAATACTCAGTAGGGTTCCAGCCACCTCTCTGAAACGATTACGATCTACTTGCAAACGATGGAATGCTTTATTCAAAGACCGCGTGTTCACCGAGAAGCACTTCCATAAAGCTCCAAAGCAGTCCTTGGTTTTCGCTTTGAAGTATAAGGAACCCTACGCGTTGGAGGAATCTAATGCATTCTTAGTGAGCGTCAGTCTCGACGCTCCGTCTCCATCTATAGAGATTAAGGTTGCACTTAGCCTAATGGATCCCGCTTCTAGCTTAGTTCAAAAGAAGTTGGTATAGACGATATTATTCACTGCGACGGTTTGTTGTTATGCACCATGAACGATAGAATTGTGGTTTGGAACCCATGTTCTGGAGAAACCAGATTGATCCAAACTGAACCTTACTATTATCTGTTTGCTTTAGGTCACGACAACAACAAACTTTGTCATGCTTACAAAATTTTGAGGTTTTACAGGCGAAACAACATTGATGTGTTTGAAATTTAATTATGAGTTGAGCTCTGATTCATGGAGGGTTCTTGATGATGTCACTCTAGACTGGTCCTTTGAACCAACGTGTGTGTCTTTGGAAGGAAATTCCTACTGGTATTCTTCGGATCGAAAAGACGCCTTCTTAATTAGTTTTGATTTTAGGAGAGAGCGGTTAAGACACCTCTGTCTTCCTACCTTTCAGAGTCATGGTCGGATATGTCTGTCAGTTGTTAGAGAAGAAAAACTCTCAGTGTTACATAAATGCTATAATACATCAAAGATGGAGGTATGGGTGACCAGTAAAATTGATACCGAAGCTGCCTTGTGGACCGGATCGTTTACAGTGGATTTACACAATGATTTTGATAAGGTCCCATTCAGATTTTTGATTGACGAGGAGAAGAAAGTGGTTGTGTGTTGTAATGTCGCGGTGACGGTGTACTCGATTGATAAATATAACGCAGAATCATCTTCTGTAGTATCTTCTACAGTGCTATCATGGCATTCACTCATTTACAGCTACGTTCCAAGTTTGGTTCAAATCCAGCAAAGTAGAGGAAAAAGGAAAGAAAGAAACTAATGGTTGTTGACATTAATTTGTCGTTTGATTAGTTTAATGACTTTGATCTGTTATGCTTCCTTCTTCTCTTTCATTACACTCAAGTTGAATCGATGACAAAAACAACAGCCACAGCTTTATTTATAAATCTTTTTTTTTTGTTTTATGTCTTGTAGAGAATCAAAGAAGATGAAAGAGAAATAGAAGATATAAGAATTGAAAATATCAAAAACGAACCAACTTACTCCATTTGCAACCAAGTATATATGATTACAAAGTGAGGTTTAGTTTCTTGAAACTTGCGTTTTTAATTTTTAGTTGTGGTACACTTTCTGAGACTGATCATTGCACTGCAAGACGTACAAGTACAACGTTGCCACACATGGAATTGTCGCTTGTCTAACCCTGACTTGTGTTTTATGTTTTAGCTCTTTTGTTTCACGAAGTTAAATAAGTTTGATATATGGAGCTAATTGTTTGAATGAAAAGTTTAGTAGAGAGGAAGAAAATGTTAAGTTTGAAAAACAAAAGTTTAGTATATCTAGTGCAAAAACCCTTATTTTAATGTTTTTTTTGCTCCAACTTAATTATAAATGAGAGTGAATAGACGTATTATAGCGTCTATATTACAAAATATCTCTAATATTTATCACAAATTCTAGATTATTTTACCATAATAACTAGATTTTTGGTCTAGTTATGTAGATAACTGTATGAAATATATGTTTTAAGGAGGTAAGAAATTGTTCTTAACAAATTCTTGAACTTGAGTAAAGTTTGGGCTAACATTTGATTATTTGCCAAACAATGCTTGATCGTAATCAACTTCTCAACACCTCTTAACCTACAAAGCAAACTTCTCATTCTGTAAAGTCTTCTTGCTTCAGTGAATTGGAGAAGACTTGGTGGAGATTTCGACTAGAGATCATTCATCAAGTTTCAATTTCAAAAGAGATAAACAAATCCTGCTATAACCATCTAGGAAAGGCTAAGATGGATGACCTACGTTTCACCAAGACCTTAGGACTCACGATTATAGTGATGAGTACATTGAGTCAAAAGAGTAAGGAAATGAACTTCATAGGAGCCAAACTTCTCAAGTCTGAGATTATAAGAGTTGCAAAAAGTAAGAAATAAAAAGCAGAACTAAAACAAAGTAGCCCACTGGCAGAAAACAGAGAGTGAGAGGATAAGGTTTTGGTTGGGGCTCTTCAGCGTTTGCCACCACCACCTCCCAACTTAGGACCTCCCTTGGCAGCAGCCTTGGGGATCTTAGCCTGAATCTTCTGTTGCTTTGAAGCAAATTCAGCCTTTTTTGCCTTCTTCTCATCCTTTGTCTTCTTGATTCTTTCCTTGATATCACTGTTAGGATCATCATAATTCATTTGAGTCAATCAAATATTTTCTAAAATCTAAAGAGTAGGTTCTAACTGAAAGAATCAAAACTAACCGAAGGGCAGCTTCTCTTGCTGCATCACGAACTTCAGGCTTCTCAGCTCTCTTCTTCTGAATAACTTCCAAGGTAGCACCAACAATAGACCTTGAGTACGGCTTCTTGGTGGCACGTCTCCTCTTCTTCACAGCCTCTTGAGCTGCATCCTACAAAAGATTCATAATTTCCAAACAGGGTCATTATTATAATCCAACGCAGGCTCTTACAAGAAAAAAACAAGAACTTTTCAACCAACAAAACAAACAGAACCAAACAAATAGAGTTTATTTACCTTCTTGTGCTGCTTCCTGTACATGGTAGTCCATGCAAGCTTGGAAGGCTTCAGCTTATTATGAAAGTAATGCTTACACTTCGAGTTAATGAACAAGAACACCTTTATGTAGCAGACATTTAAAACGAGATTAGGGACTAAAACATCAATTCATCCAATACTCAAGAAAGATTAATAAACTACCTGAGAGTCAGATCGGATAAATCTGATTCCTCTCCCTGGGTAAATCTTGTGGCCACTGAAACGACAAAGCTCGGTCCTGCAGACAACCACAGAATGAGACATAGCATTGGGTTCTCAGACAAATATGATAGAAATGATTCATAACAATACCAAACAGAGACAACTAATAGATGTTCATGACTCTCAGGCAATGTGTTTCATACAAGTATATAGGCAAATGGATTAAAGCGTAAGACATGAAACAACAAAGAGCAGAACTAGATCCAATTACATCAGAAGAAACACACGATAGATTTGACTAAAAACTAATAACGATAGTGAGGAATCAAGGGAGATGTGAAAGGTTTCATTACTTGAGAACCATGGTTGCTGCTGGCTGCTGGCTGCTCCTCTTCTTCCTCCTCCTCCTGAGACTAGAAAACCCTAATTCAATCGTTTACGGCGAAGGCATTTTCGTATTTATAGCATAACTTCATTTCGTTAGCCCATACTACTTAAGCCCATTTGTTAAAGCCCATAACTCTCGGCCCATTAAGTTTTAAAATAAATAGTGATGACGTCAGCATCTCCTCAATCATTTCTTAGCCGCCGGTACAAGGAACCGGTCGCTGGAGGGTTAAAACGGTGGCGTATCGTAAAGGTAGATGAAAGTTTGAAGAAGTAGCTAAGCTCCTCCCCGTCTGCACAAGCTTCCAGAAGAATACAAAATCAAAGCCAGAGAGAGAGAGAGAGAGATAGATCCACAAAATTGGATTCAGTCATCGAGACGGAGAGTAGTCAGACTGAGAAAGATAGTTTTCTCTCTCCCCCTTGCGGCTAGATCGGCGAATTATGGAGGCGGAGAAGTGGAGCAGCGACGGCGGCGAATACACGTCGGAGGACGAAGGCACTGAGGATTACCGTCGCGGCGGTTACCACGCCGTTCGGATCGGTGACTCCTTCAAGAACGGCCGGTACGTTGTCCAGAGCAAACTCGGCTGGGGCCATTTCTCCACCGTCTGGCTCTCCTGGGACACTCTATCCTCTGTACGCACACTCTCTCTCTCTCTCTCTCTCGCACCAATCTTCATACAAATCACTTTAACCTAATATCAATGATCATGAAATTGCTAGGCCGCGTAGTTAGGCGTATGAGATTATTGATCAGGCGTTTAGGTCCGGTTTGTCACCTAGGCGTCGGTTCGATTTGATGTTAATTAGATGAACCAAAACCATTGTTAGTTACTTTAATTATGTAATTGTCTTTACTCTTTATCGATGCAACAGAGATATGTGGCGTTGAAGGTGCAAAAGAGCGCACAGCACTATACCGAAGCTGCCATGGATGAGATAACTATATTGCAACAGATTGCTGAAGGTGACGCTGATGATACCAAATGCGTTGTGAAGCTTTTGGATCATTTCAAACACTCTGGCCCCAATGGGCAGCATGTATGTATGGTTTTCGAGTACTTGGGAGATAACTTATTGACGCTTATAAAGTATTCTGACTACCGGGGCTTGCCTATTCCCATGGTTAAGGAGATTTGTTACCACATGTTGGTTGGTTTGGACTACTTGCATAAAGAGCTCTCGATTATACACACTGATCTCAAGCCTGAGAATGTGTTGTTAGTGTCGAGGATCGATCCGTCTAAAGATCCTAGGAAGTCTGGAGCTCCTCTTATTATTGCTAGTGGTAAGGAGAAGATTGTTGACTCCAATGGAGACTTCGTTAAGAATCATAAGAAAGATGTTCATAGAAAGGTGAAGCGTTCGGTTAATGGAAAACTAAGTGCTGCTGCAGAAGAAGACTGTCCTTCTACCTCTAATGGCTGCGAGGAAGGGGAGCAAGGAGGTAAGAAAGGGAGTCGATCGAGTAGAAGGCACCTTGTAGAATCTGCTGATCTCAAGTGTAAGCTAGTTGACTTTGGTAACGCTTGTTGGACTTATAAACAGTTCACAAGTGATATTCAGACGAGGCAGTATAGGTGTCCTGAAGTAATCCTTGGATCTAAGTATTCTACCTCGGCAGATCTCTGGTCATTCGCGTGTATATGCTTTGAACTTGCCACTGGTGATGTACTCTTTGATCCCCATAGTGGAGACAATTATGATAGAGATGAGGTAATGCTTAAGATCTCTAGTTAGTCACGTGCATATATGTATGCGAAGCTAATTTGCTTTTGTGTGACTAACAGGACCACTTGGCTTTGATGATGGAGCTTCTTGGGATGATGCCACGCAAGGTAAATAGAATCATTACCAGGCTATACCCTTCAAGGCCGTCTTAAACTCCAACTTCTTCCTCTATTTGTGTGTGTTTGCAGATAGCTTTAGGAGGCCGCTACTCAAGAGATTTGTTCAACAGGCATGGTGATCTTCGACACATAAGAAGACTTCGTTTCTGGCCTATGAACAAAGTCCTTACCGAGAAGTACGAGTTCAGTGAGCAAGATGCAAATGAACTGAGTGACTTTCTTGTTTCGATTCTTGATTTCGTACCCGAGAAACGACCAACTGCGGCTCAGTGTCTTTTGCATCCTTGGATCAACTCTGTCCCTCGCTCTCTAGAACCGTCTCTCTCACCTCAAGACCAGAACCCGGAAGAGAAGCTGGATACAGAGAGAAAGAAGAGAGAGAAGGAGGAGCAAGAAGCTATGGTAGTTAAAATGGGAAACGTTGCCATATCATCCCCAAAGTCCAAACCAGGTATGAGCAAAAGCTCCTCTTATAAACAAGCAATTTGATTTTGAGCGAAAGGGGAAATGTGATAATTAAAACTCGCCACTGTGCTAGTGAGAGAGCTCAAGTCAGAACCACTTCAAGCTGTTTACTAGTGAGCTCTCAACATTTTCATATGCGCAGTTGTAATATCTTGTATGTGTACTTTTACGAATCCAAATATATTGACATTCAACATGTATTTTGACTGAATATATAATATTTCATTCATGAAATCACACTTGACGCCAATGAAATTAGTAACAGTCTTACATTTTTACCCGGTTAAAGACAGAAGCTGTTTATTACAAATCAAGATTAACACACACAAGTCAAGCAGAGAACCGTGAAGCGCGGATTGTTTTGTTTTGACCACAGCTTCCCTTTTTCTTCCTCGCTGACTTTCCCCGTCTCCGCGTGAACTTAACATAAACTCTTTTATATAAAAACTAGTCCTATTTGAGAAGTTGAGTCTCTCTCATTCACATACAAGAGAGAAAAACAAAACACGTCTCGGTAACATGATAAGCGTTCCAGTGTCACTTAACGCCGCCGTCAGACTAGGCATCGCCGACGCTATCTGGAACTCCGGAGCCAACTCTCCTCTCTCCGTCTCCGAGATCCTCCCTCGCCTCCTTGTCCCATCCCGAGAATCTCCAGCGTATACTTGTATACTTCGTACAGTCCCGGCTCTAACCTATGGCCACATTGGCAATTGCCCATGGTGCATAGGTCCAAACAAAATTTTAGTGTTATTTTACTAATTAGAAAAGTTCATTTTAATTTGTTAAATTATCAATTAGTCGGTAAAGTTATAACAAAAAGGCCCATAATTAACAAAACCAATTTTAAATTAAAAAAGACAATAGTTTTTAAATCACGGGGTGGTGGGCTAGTGGTCTTGAGGTAGTTAAAAACATCAATACGGACCCGAGTTCGAATACCCCATGTGGCCACATAATGCTTTACGCCCTCCCTAAGTTTAAAGTTAATTGCGGCATTGGTGCCGGATCCTTGGGTAATGGGTATTAGTGTCGACTGGTTCCGGGCCAGGGGGATTAGATGGTTGGCAATCAGAAACCACGTGCGGATTACGGGCCTTTGGGCAAACGGAAACCACGTGCGGATTACGGGTCACCTTTGAAACTCCTGTTAAAAAAAAAAAGTTTTTAAAAAACTTCTCCGTTCTTAATTTTTCTTACAACAAAACCTAATTTACACTTAAATGCCCATTTTTTTCTTTTAATACCACAATGTTTTTTTTGCTTCAGTTTAAAGAAATGCAATAAAAAAAATTTAAAAAAAGGTCTCGATTTTATGTTTGGCCTAAGCCCTAAGGCCATTAAAATTTATAAGACGACACTGACTATGTATGCTCACAAGCTACAGAGTCTTCTCCGAACACCTCAATGAGAGGAAATACTCTAACCGACGTCGGAAGAACGCTTGTTACCGACTCCAATGGTCTCTCCTACGCAGCTTACGTCCTCCAACACCATCAGGAGGCATTGATGCGAGCTTTGCCTCTTGTTCACAAGGCGGTGGTGGAACAGGGGACGGAGCCGTATATTAGATGTCCCACATCGGACACATATATGGTATCAGAGCCAAAATGGATCCTCCATTGATTATGTTACTCGAGCTTTTCTTCACATCATGAGCATTTCGATTTCACAGTATCTCTCTGATCTCTGTACTCACTTCGTGATTCTTCTGCTTGAGTTTCTTGGATTCGTTTCGTTTGTTCTCTGTTTCGTCGTTCTTCGATTGAGCTGATTGGAGTTCGTTTCTGAGCTCGTTCTTGCTGGATTATCTTCGATTCCTTCGATCTTTCAGCTCCTGAGTTCGCTTTCTTTCTCATTCTTGCTTCCGCAAATATGGCAAATCTCGATCGTACTACTACGGATCAGTACAAGAATCCATATTTTCTTCATTCTACTGATCATGCTGGTTTAGTGCTTGTATCTGATCGATTGACTTCTGGATCTAAGTTTCACTCTTGGCGACGATCAATGCGAATGGCTTTGAACGCTCGCAACAAACTTGGCTTCATCGACGGTACAATTCCTAAACCATTGCCTACTGATCGTGATGCTGGATCGTGGTCGAGATGCAATGATATGGTTGCGACGTGGCTTCTCAATTCTGTTTCCAAGAAGATTGGCCGGAGTCTTTTGTTCATGTCCACGGCTGAGGCGATTTGGAAAAATCTTTTGGCTCATTTTAAGCAAGACGATGCACCACGAGTCTATGAGATAGAGCAACGTCTTAGCTTGATTCAGCAAGGTTCTATGGATGTAAGTATGTATTATACTGAGCTTATGACTTTATGGGAGGAGTATAAAAACTATGTGGAGTTGCCAGTTTGTACTTGTGGGCATTGTGAGTGTAATGCAGCTATGCTTTGGGAGAGATTACAGCAAATAAGCCGTGTTACGATGTTCCTTATGGGTTTAAATGAAGCCTATGAGCAAACAAGGTGTCACATCTTGATGTTAAATCCTATACCGATGATAGATGAGGTTTTCAATATGGTTTCTCAAGATGAAAGACAGAAGAATCTTAAGCCTTCAGTGAAAGTGGAGCATGCTGTTTTTCAGACCACTGCTGCCTCTGATGCTTATGATAATGGCTATTATACTGGCCCAATGGAGAATGCTGCTTATGCTACTCAACCTCGTCCATATAACAAGATAGTTTGTACTCATTGCGGTCGTTCTGGTCATACGTACCATACGTGTTACAAACTGAATGGTTATCCTCCGGGTCATAAACTACACAACCGTTCTGCTCAATCATCAGCATCTCAAGCTAGAGGAAACTTTCAATCTGGAACTCGTTCATCTCAGGTTTCTCATGGGTCTCAGAGTTCTCAGAACTATTATCCGAAGAATGCTGTTGCTAATGCTGTGACTTGTCCTCCGGTGAATACTTTGGATTTGAGTCAGTTCAGTACAGAATAAGTGCAATCTTTGATCAGTCAACTCTCTTCTCATGCTCGTCTTCCTGTGACAAATGTCTCACCTGTTATGGATACTTCGCCTACATCTTCATTCCCCATGGCTACTATTACTGCACAGGGTTTTCTGGATCCTCAATCTTCATCTGGTACTGTCTCATTTCCTTTTCCATCTTCTAGCCTACGTTTTCATCATAATATTCTCACCTTTCAACATCAATGTCTCTCTTCTCTTTCCAATATACTCTCTAGTGATAGTTGGATAATAGATAGCGGGGCTACTACCCATGTTTGTTCTCAATTGACAATGTTTAGTGAGACTTTTCCTGTGCAGGGTGTGACAGTGTCATTTCCGGATGGTATTAGGGTTGCCATTACTCATACATGAACCATTCGCATAACTGATACATTGATTTTGCATAATGTTTTACATGTTCCATCATTTCGCTTTAACTTGATCAATGTTAGTTCTCTGTTGCAATATGATGATTGTTCTGCTCACTTTTATCCTCATGATTGCTTTATTCAGGACCATACTCGAGGCTTGATGATTGGTAGAGGACTTCTAGTCAACAATTTGTACATTCTGGCACCCATAGTTGCCATTCCTCGTACTGCTTACAGTGGATCTTTGGTAGATGGCAATATTTGGCACCAACGTTTGGGTCACCCGTCTCTTACCAAATTGCAACATATTCCCGATATTTCTATGTCTAAATCGAGTCTAGATCATTGTCATGTATGCCCTTTGGCTAAACAAAATAATTTTCCTTACATATCACATAAACATTTGTCTGTCTCCGTTTGATTTGATACATTTAGATACATGGGGACCGTTTTCTGTTGAGTCTGTTGATGGGTATAGATATTTCTTTACAATTGTTGATGATTGTTGATGATAGGAGTTTCAAGGCTCCTAATCAAATGTTGTAGAATAAAGGATGTCAAACCAGTTCTAAGTGATTCTAAAGCAAAGGGAATGCAAGACCATGCTTAATCTAAGTGCTGTCAATTGGTGAGATAATTTTTGAACTAGAATGCTACTAAATTGCAATAAAGGACAAAGCTTTCTTTCTTNNNNNNNNNNNNNNNNNNNNNNNNNNNNNNNNNNNNNNNNNNNCATGAATCCAAAGATGACTACTCACTACTCTTCATGATGAGCCCAAGAATCAATGATGATTTGGTGCTAATCATGATTAGTGATCCCAATAATCAAGCAATCACAAGAGAAAATGATCAAGATAAGATCTTTCACCTAAAAGTTCTTTGTGATTAGAGAGAAAAAACAAGATCCCCTAACTTTAGGATTACAAGAGTATTTATATGTCTTTGGAAAACCTAATGGTTTTCATTAAAAAGTCTTAAAAACCCTTAAAAAACATTAACATTTTGAATAAGATAATGCGTCGACGCGGGTAGAAATGGACGGGCACATCCCGCGTCAGCCAACCCGCGTCGGACCGTCGTCGAGACTTCTCCGTCATGCGGGCGGGTAGGCGATCCCGCGTGGCTCCGTCCCGCGTGACGCTATCGATTCCTTCTCTTCGTGACACGGGTTGAGACGATCGACACCAACCCGCGTCATCCTCCCCGCGTTGGACCTTCGACGATGCTCTTTCTTCGTGCGAGCGGGTGAGTGATCCCGCGCTGCTTCACCCGCGTGACTCCTCAGCAAAAACTTCGGCAATACGGGTAGGGGAAGATGGGGATCACCCGCGTCGCCTTCCCCGCGTCGGACAGCGATGATTCTTCTAGCCCGTGCGAGCGGGTACTCGACCCCGCGTGATCCTTCCCACGTGGATTCTCGAGTTGATCTTTCGGTGACGCGGGTCAGTGGACTCGGGGTGCTGCTACCCGCGTCGATCGCCTTATGATTGATCAATCTCCATTCTTCATCTCTTTTTGGATCACAATGCTTCTAAACACCCCTGATTGCTCCATAGGATACTCCATTACCTGATTAAGACATATGAATGCAAAATGGATCCTAAAGATGCTAAAATCCTAATCTATATGATCATTATGTACAAAATGGTATCTTAAAACAATGCAAATATGCAAGATATCAATTGTACTAGAGTTACCTGGATTTATATGATGAGAAATAAAAGTGACGTTGGTTCTATCTTTCCTACTTTTCTTAAACATGTTAAAACTCAATATGGTTTTGATGTTAAAACGGTTCGTAGTGACAATGCTCCTGCATTTCCACAACTGATTAAAGATCATGGCATCATTCACCAATTCTCATGTGCATACACACCTCAGCAAAACTTGGTTGTAGAACGAAAGCATCAGCATTTACTTAATGTTGCTCGTGCTTTACTTTTTCAATCAAACATTCCTCTTGCTTACTGGAGTGATTGTGTCTTAACCGTTGTTTTCTTGATAAATAGAACTCCATCTTTACTTCTTAATAAGCTTTCTCCATATGAAGTTTTGTGTAAAAAGGCACCAGATTATAAATTTCTTCGCTCATTTGGTTGCTTGTGCTATGCATCTACATATGCTAAAGATCGAAATAAATTCACTCCAAGAGCTTCTTCTTGCATTTTTCTTGGATATTCATCAGGTTATAAAGGATATAAAGTGTTAGATATAGATAATAATCAAATTTTTGTTTCTCGCAATGTTACTTTCCATGAAACAATTTTTCCTTTTAAGGATAAATCTACACAACCTTTTGATAATTCTTTGTTTACAGAAACTGTTTTACCTATGTCTACTCCTGTTTCTTTGGATCCTATTACAACTTTACCTGCACAATGTGATCCTGTGATTCCTGTCATTCCCTCTCCTGTGGTTCATGTTATTCCTTTGCAACCTAGTACCACTACTGGTTCGACAGACACTGTTGCATCAGGTGTAGGACAAGTTGAACAACCCATTGCTCGATCAAGATGACAAGGTAAAGCTCCTAAGAGTATACCATATTAAAGAAAAGGAGATGATGAAATAATCTTTCTCATTAACCGTAGAAAGCATACCAAGAGTATGTATTTATACATAAGTGGTTTAGGCAAAAGGAAACCAAACCACTACTAAACCACTGGTTAGCTAAAGGAGACTAAACCAACGGTATATATAAGATGATATATGCTAATACCGTAAGTTAAAGCAAACGGCGAGACGGCATACGTGCAGTATGGAAAATGCGAGGAGATGAACGGTCTCATCTCATGCAGAAGGCGATATCCGGAGTATCGGTGATGTTCATGAAAGCTAATATTGGACGGCTATGATGGTTTTAAATCTGTGGAGCATTTAGTTGACGTGGGAGGGAGCGCAGGAGATTGTCTACGTATGATCCTCGAGCACTTTCAGATCCTCCAAGATTGGAAAGCTTTATGCTATTTTCAGTTTCTTTAACTTCGTCGAAACGAAAACAATTTTATAATTATAGATTATGATATCAGTGTAAAAAATACGACAAGGTCAAGCATCTGGCCAAAGTATGAAGTCAATGAGCGTATCTAAGAAGGTTGTACGTAAACGTTAAGGTCACTCACGGGGAACACCGTTGGGGTCTGTTAACCTTTTATTACTTTTGTACCTTTTCGGTTTGTGTTATATTATAATAACTTTTTTAATAAAATTGATTTTATTATGTATATATATCAATAAACTACACTTATTTTTCTGGCCACACATCTACAAATAATTTCTCCCACATCCACAAAAAATTTCTAAACTTGTTTGAGTTATAGTAGTAAAATCATGGATGACCTATCAGAACGTAATTTACAATATCGTCCGAGTAAGGCGAAAACAAAGAAAAATATCATATGATCATTACAATAAACAAAATTTCCGAGTTTCAAAAAATTAACGTACCACCCATTGTACAAAATGGGTCCATGGACCGAGTGAGCAGGCGTATAAGACCCATTAAATGCTGATGGTCAGAGCATTATATGTGATATCAGAACCAAATCCTGACGAGTGTGGAATTTTACATGGGTCACATTAACATGTGTGACGATATTGGGGTTCAAAAAAGACGTTGCATTTTTGAGAATGAGAGAATTGTAACAATGGCATAGAGTGAAAAGTTAAATAGAACTGATTTGGCTACTTATGTCACCAAAATGTATTTACTTTTTCGGTCACACATTCAAAAAATCTCTAAAGTTAAGTATGTTTGAGCTATAGTAGTAAGAAGATGGATGAACTATTGAGAATTGATTCACGATATCATACGAGTGAGGTTAAAACACGGAAAAAGATTATGTAGTGAGTGGAAGCTCATTACACAAAACAAACCAGTTTCAAAAATTAATGTGCTGCCCGTCGGACGGAGCAGAACTCATGAACCGAATAAACAGACGTGGAAGACCCATTAACCGTAAATGGTCGGGTATTACAGTCTTGTCCCCGCCTAAAGGTACGTAGACAACTGCTTGTTCATGACACGTTTAATTTGATTTTTTTTGGTGGTGTAGTTCAAAGATGAAAAGATATTTGCTAACGAAGATGAAACTAATTTATTTTAGCAATTCAACATAACATATGTATTAGAGTTCACGTTGACATTTAGATCGAAAAAGAAGAAGAAAAAC
Proteins encoded:
- the LOC106312539 gene encoding SRSF protein kinase 1-like encodes the protein MEAEKWSSDGGEYTSEDEGTEDYRRGGYHAVRIGDSFKNGRYVVQSKLGWGHFSTVWLSWDTLSSRYVALKVQKSAQHYTEAAMDEITILQQIAEGDADDTKCVVKLLDHFKHSGPNGQHVCMVFEYLGDNLLTLIKYSDYRGLPIPMVKEICYHMLVGLDYLHKELSIIHTDLKPENVLLVSRIDPSKDPRKSGAPLIIASGKEKIVDSNGDFVKNHKKDVHRKVKRSVNGKLSAAAEEDCPSTSNGCEEGEQGGKKGSRSSRRHLVESADLKCKLVDFGNACWTYKQFTSDIQTRQYRCPEVILGSKYSTSADLWSFACICFELATGDVLFDPHSGDNYDRDEDHLALMMELLGMMPRKIALGGRYSRDLFNRHGDLRHIRRLRFWPMNKVLTEKYEFSEQDANELSDFLVSILDFVPEKRPTAAQCLLHPWINSVPRSLEPSLSPQDQNPEEKLDTERKKREKEEQEAMVVKMGNVAISSPKSKPGMSKSSSYKQAI
- the LOC106309108 gene encoding F-box protein At3g22700-like, with amino-acid sequence MSDLPQDLVDEILSRVPATSLKRLRSTCKRWNALFKDRVFTEKHFHKAPKQSLVFALKYKEPYALEESNAFLVSVSLDAPSPSIEIKVALSLMDPASSLVQKKLV
- the LOC106307957 gene encoding 60S ribosomal protein L24-2: MVLKTELCRFSGHKIYPGRGIRFIRSDSQVFLFINSKCKHYFHNKLKPSKLAWTTMYRKQHKKDAAQEAVKKRRRATKKPYSRSIVGATLEVIQKKRAEKPEVRDAAREAALRDIKERIKKTKDEKKAKKAEFASKQQKIQAKIPKAAAKGGPKLGGGGGKR